GCTCCACAAAGCAAAATCAACTGGCGGCAGCCACACTAAGAACGACCACTTGAGGGGGATTTACCATGGGTAAGGCCAAATTCGAGCGCAATAAGCCGCACGTCAACATCGGCACCATCGGTCATATCGACCACGGCAAGACCACGCTGACCGCCGCCATCACCAAGCTGTCGCACATGCGCGGCTTCGGCGAGTACGTGGCCTTCGACCAGATCGACAAGGCTCCCGAAGAGAAGGAGCGCGGCATCACGATTTCCACGGCGCACGTGGAATACCAGA
The Fundidesulfovibrio soli DNA segment above includes these coding regions:
- a CDS encoding GTP-binding protein, whose amino-acid sequence is MGKAKFERNKPHVNIGTIGHIDHGKTTLTAAITKLSHMRGFGEYVAFDQIDKAPEEKERGITISTAHVEYQ